One Deinococcus psychrotolerans genomic window carries:
- a CDS encoding DUF3006 domain-containing protein yields MSRHKRKSAPHPDPLPLGLLIIDGLEGDLARVELPNGGTQDIVLSQLPAGLKEGDVLLVTEAGAVIDHTETQRRREGAQTQLDALNAQAPSGEIDL; encoded by the coding sequence ATGTCTCGCCACAAACGCAAGTCAGCGCCTCACCCTGACCCCTTGCCCCTCGGGCTGCTGATCATCGACGGCCTCGAAGGAGACCTCGCCCGAGTCGAGTTACCCAACGGCGGTACCCAAGATATTGTGCTGAGTCAATTGCCCGCTGGCCTCAAGGAAGGTGACGTGCTGCTCGTCACCGAGGCGGGCGCAGTGATCGACCATACCGAAACCCAGCGCCGCCGCGAGGGTGCCCAGACCCAGCTTGACGCCCTGAATGCCCAAGCGCCGAGTGGGGAGATTGACCTGTGA
- a CDS encoding excalibur calcium-binding domain-containing protein, which translates to MTRWLTTGLLLLASTAAAQGNLIIRFLDVGQGDAVLITSPEGKSLIYDGGRSETRMRELIQQYQIKNVSLVAASHADADHITGLVPVVEQFRPQLFLNNGLAGTTRIWSKLTSAAQQAGTKGLVAQDQVINLGSVKVTVIPPPPGMKAGEQNTHSVGLLIQYGTFKALMTGDSETAETEGWLKTYPASALGPIDVYKSIHHGAKNGDHPAWLSAVRPSNVVISVGPNNYGHPTTQALALYAKAGAAVYRTDLNGTVTVTVQPGGQYTIKTERGKSTPTPTTQPRSQSTPLVIPATPPAGVNVSYANCTAVRAAGKAPIRVGEPGYSRKLDRDGDGIGCE; encoded by the coding sequence GTGACGCGCTGGCTGACAACGGGGTTGTTGTTGCTGGCCTCCACTGCTGCTGCCCAAGGCAATCTGATCATCCGCTTCCTTGACGTCGGTCAGGGTGACGCGGTGCTCATCACCTCCCCGGAAGGCAAGAGCCTGATCTATGACGGGGGCCGCAGCGAAACCCGCATGCGCGAGTTGATCCAGCAGTACCAGATCAAAAACGTCTCGCTGGTCGCGGCCAGCCACGCCGACGCTGATCACATCACCGGTTTGGTGCCGGTGGTCGAGCAGTTCAGGCCCCAGCTCTTCTTGAATAATGGCCTGGCTGGAACGACCCGGATCTGGAGCAAGCTCACCAGTGCAGCGCAGCAAGCAGGAACCAAGGGGCTGGTGGCACAGGATCAGGTCATCAACCTGGGCAGCGTCAAGGTGACGGTCATTCCCCCGCCACCCGGCATGAAAGCCGGAGAGCAGAACACCCATTCGGTCGGGCTGCTCATCCAGTACGGCACTTTCAAAGCGCTGATGACGGGCGACTCCGAGACGGCGGAAACCGAAGGCTGGCTCAAAACGTATCCGGCTAGTGCCCTCGGTCCCATCGACGTGTACAAATCCATTCACCACGGCGCGAAGAACGGTGACCACCCGGCCTGGCTCTCGGCAGTGCGCCCCAGCAATGTGGTGATCAGCGTCGGCCCGAACAACTACGGCCATCCGACGACGCAAGCCCTCGCTCTCTACGCCAAAGCAGGCGCAGCGGTCTACCGCACCGACCTAAACGGCACCGTGACCGTGACGGTGCAGCCGGGCGGCCAGTACACCATCAAGACCGAGCGCGGGAAGAGTACGCCGACGCCCACTACCCAGCCACGATCTCAATCCACTCCACTGGTCATCCCCGCCACGCCACCGGCAGGTGTCAATGTCAGTTATGCAAACTGTACGGCAGTCCGGGCGGCGGGCAAAGCGCCGATCCGGGTGGGCGAGCCGGGCTACAGCCGCAAGCTTGACCGTGACGGAGACGGGATCGGGTGCGAGTGA
- a CDS encoding DEAD/DEAH box helicase family protein, with translation MTVKLKYDRGTLITWETPQVIAPLFTWDDRSQLYRAPGQCYRQVVETLRAHGVKHQDEATEFKTLELRVSREVEPYLHQTEALAAWKQAGRQGVVVLPTGSGKTFVAQLAMRDTPRSTLICVPTKVLMHQWYSGLLAAFPDANIGLLGDGNKDQTPILIAIYESATIYAEELATRYALIIFDEVHHLPSDYYRTIATMSLAPYRLGLTATPKRGDGREADLDALVGPVVYHKTPAELGGGTLADYQEVQIRIRLSATEQARYDELIAQRNAFLWRMHIKLGSPEGWQKFINASGTLEGRKAMLAHREARSIAFGTDGKLRVLEEVLANHPTERTLIFADDNAMVYRISREFFIPVITHHTPVKERHDLLQQFKAGTYRILAASRVLNEGVDVPEASIAVVLSGTATEREYIQRLGRILRKSEGKKAVLYEVVTEGTSEERVSQQRRGEWNSQRGPSVPTATWEDVNAPH, from the coding sequence GTGACTGTGAAACTCAAATATGACCGGGGAACGCTGATCACCTGGGAAACCCCCCAGGTGATCGCCCCGCTGTTCACCTGGGACGACCGCTCACAGCTCTACCGGGCACCGGGGCAGTGCTACCGGCAAGTCGTCGAGACGCTGCGGGCGCACGGCGTCAAGCACCAGGACGAGGCGACTGAGTTCAAAACTCTGGAGCTGCGCGTCAGCCGGGAAGTCGAGCCCTACCTCCATCAGACCGAAGCGCTGGCCGCTTGGAAGCAGGCCGGGCGGCAAGGGGTGGTGGTGTTGCCCACCGGGTCGGGGAAAACCTTTGTCGCTCAGCTGGCGATGCGCGACACGCCCCGCAGCACGCTCATCTGCGTTCCCACCAAAGTGTTGATGCACCAGTGGTATTCGGGGCTGCTGGCCGCCTTTCCCGACGCCAACATCGGCCTGCTGGGTGACGGCAATAAAGACCAGACGCCCATTCTGATCGCCATCTATGAATCCGCAACTATCTACGCCGAGGAGCTGGCCACCCGGTACGCGCTGATCATCTTTGACGAGGTTCACCATTTACCCTCTGATTACTACCGCACCATCGCCACCATGAGCCTGGCTCCCTACCGCTTGGGCCTGACCGCGACGCCCAAGCGCGGCGACGGACGCGAGGCAGATCTGGACGCCCTGGTTGGCCCAGTCGTTTACCACAAGACCCCCGCCGAGCTGGGTGGCGGCACGTTGGCCGACTATCAGGAAGTGCAGATTCGGATTCGCCTGAGCGCCACTGAGCAGGCCCGTTACGACGAGCTGATTGCCCAGCGCAACGCGTTCCTGTGGCGGATGCATATCAAACTCGGCTCGCCTGAAGGCTGGCAGAAGTTCATCAACGCCAGCGGTACCTTGGAAGGGCGCAAAGCCATGCTGGCCCACCGGGAAGCGCGGTCTATCGCCTTCGGCACCGACGGCAAATTACGGGTACTGGAGGAAGTGCTGGCCAACCACCCGACCGAGCGCACGTTGATCTTTGCAGACGACAACGCGATGGTCTACCGGATCAGCCGCGAGTTCTTCATCCCAGTGATTACGCACCATACGCCCGTCAAGGAGCGCCACGACCTGTTGCAGCAGTTCAAGGCAGGCACCTACCGCATTTTGGCGGCCAGCCGGGTTCTAAACGAGGGCGTCGACGTTCCGGAAGCGAGCATCGCTGTCGTCCTCTCCGGCACAGCCACGGAGCGCGAGTACATTCAGCGGCTGGGGCGCATCCTGCGGAAATCGGAAGGAAAGAAAGCGGTGCTGTACGAAGTCGTCACCGAGGGCACCAGCGAAGAGCGGGTCAGCCAGCAGCGCCGGGGCGAGTGGAACAGCCAACGCGGGCCGTCTGTCCCCACCGCCACCTGGGAGGATGTGAATGCTCCCCACTGA
- a CDS encoding DUF790 family protein yields MLPTELLMFKVKAGIVEPRLLKPNPTHTALIARLIELFETSVGKRRFELSEELKTLEEGRRDYRVVRGLAHILAGDHSTFATGGVLSPPLVRARLFELSQAHPPARFRRQDLLEQVGRSLGADPQEVADALYADLPDQQTLVSFEAPDPQILLDRYNLAQAQGLLYRAYSLIITARRNEPARYRQLISYVKFFGLMVTVEGDSDYGFTLTLDGPTSLFGGTTRYGLSLAKFLPALLHVTEWDLSAALKPRKDLAWIDPTDTEWSFQLTSEDGYVSHYPPPKEFDSALESGFADRFAKLKSPWTLEREVDLVPIPGGVIIPDFRLLHEDGRSVLLEIVGYWRPDYLTKKFDRLKKSGRMDIIVAISERLNLEKAGIKLDAFSEQVISFKGVLDPKRVLELAEVLAVQPTERAKKKRIKGKLQ; encoded by the coding sequence ATGCTCCCCACTGAGCTGCTGATGTTCAAGGTCAAGGCCGGGATCGTCGAGCCGAGATTACTCAAGCCTAACCCGACCCACACCGCACTGATCGCCCGCTTGATCGAGTTGTTTGAAACCAGCGTGGGCAAGCGGCGTTTTGAACTGAGCGAGGAACTCAAGACTTTGGAGGAAGGTCGCCGGGACTACCGGGTGGTGCGTGGGTTGGCGCACATCCTCGCTGGGGATCACAGCACCTTTGCCACCGGGGGGGTTCTCTCCCCGCCACTGGTGCGGGCCCGACTCTTCGAACTCAGCCAGGCGCACCCACCGGCACGGTTTCGCCGTCAAGACCTCCTCGAACAGGTGGGACGCAGTCTGGGAGCTGACCCGCAGGAGGTGGCCGACGCGCTGTACGCCGACCTGCCGGATCAGCAGACGCTGGTAAGCTTTGAAGCCCCTGACCCTCAGATACTGCTCGACCGCTACAACCTGGCACAGGCACAGGGGCTGCTCTACCGCGCTTACAGCCTGATCATCACCGCCCGCCGCAACGAACCAGCCCGGTACCGGCAGTTGATCTCCTACGTCAAGTTCTTCGGATTGATGGTCACGGTGGAAGGGGATTCGGATTACGGCTTCACCCTGACCCTCGACGGCCCGACGTCTTTGTTTGGCGGCACGACCCGCTACGGATTGAGCTTGGCTAAGTTTCTACCGGCGCTGCTTCACGTGACCGAGTGGGATTTATCTGCCGCTCTCAAACCCCGCAAAGACCTGGCGTGGATCGATCCCACCGATACCGAGTGGTCGTTTCAACTCACCAGCGAGGACGGTTACGTCAGCCACTACCCGCCGCCTAAAGAGTTCGATTCAGCTCTGGAGTCGGGCTTTGCTGACCGCTTTGCCAAACTCAAGTCACCTTGGACACTGGAACGCGAGGTGGACTTGGTGCCCATCCCCGGCGGCGTGATCATTCCCGATTTCCGCTTGCTGCACGAAGACGGGCGCAGCGTGCTGCTGGAGATCGTGGGCTACTGGCGGCCTGATTACCTGACCAAGAAGTTTGACCGGCTCAAGAAGTCGGGCCGGATGGACATCATCGTGGCAATCAGCGAGCGGCTGAATCTGGAGAAAGCCGGGATCAAGTTGGACGCTTTCAGTGAGCAGGTCATTTCATTTAAGGGCGTCCTAGATCCAAAGCGGGTGCTGGAATTGGCTGAGGTATTGGCGGTGCAGCCAACCGAACGGGCAAAGAAGAAACGGATCAAAGGGAAGCTCCAATGA
- a CDS encoding IS3 family transposase (programmed frameshift), translating into MTNRRIHTADFKRDAVQLARTNGNVSSTARDLSVSVSLIRKWMSAEQEVGHAAFPGHGQQLLTADQQEIRRLRKEVKVLRQEREILKKANGLLCQRNYVLRFRFIHDYRSQYRLDIMCRVLEVSVSGYHSWRRRPISNQQQQDALLKQRIHDVYHHRKARYGAPRIHAELKAEGLSVSKKRIARLMRIGGLRAKGKHRSVRTTNRNHSDPVCPNLLDRQFNVQQPNQIWAADLTYIPTKEGWLYLAVTLDLFSRTVVGYAMDAYMPATLPLAALHMAVQRRNPPPGLLHHSDQGSQYTSHLFQSALAQIQAKCSMSRKGECWDNAVVESFFSSLKRELFEETIFETRAVARQAIFEFIEVFYNRQRRHSSLGYLTPADFERQATAA; encoded by the exons ATGACAAACCGCAGAATCCATACCGCTGACTTCAAACGAGACGCCGTGCAGCTTGCCCGAACGAACGGCAACGTCTCCAGTACCGCCCGCGACCTGAGCGTCAGTGTTTCGCTCATCCGTAAATGGATGAGCGCTGAGCAAGAGGTTGGCCATGCCGCATTCCCCGGTCATGGTCAGCAACTACTGACCGCCGACCAACAAGAGATTCGCAGGCTCCGCAAGGAAGTTAAAGTCCTGCGCCAAGAACGTGAAATCCTGAAAAAAGCGA ACGGCCTTCTTTGCCAAAGAAACTACGTACTGAGATTCCGCTTCATTCATGACTACCGATCCCAGTACCGCTTGGACATCATGTGTCGGGTGCTGGAGGTTTCAGTGAGCGGCTACCACAGTTGGCGAAGAAGGCCCATCTCCAATCAGCAGCAACAGGACGCGCTGCTGAAGCAGCGCATCCACGATGTCTACCACCACCGCAAGGCACGCTACGGTGCCCCACGGATTCATGCGGAGCTGAAAGCCGAAGGATTGTCGGTCTCCAAGAAGAGGATTGCCCGTTTGATGCGTATTGGTGGGCTGCGAGCTAAAGGAAAGCACCGCTCAGTACGCACGACCAACCGTAATCACAGCGATCCAGTCTGCCCAAACCTGCTTGATCGCCAGTTCAACGTCCAGCAGCCCAACCAGATCTGGGCCGCCGATTTGACCTACATTCCCACGAAAGAAGGCTGGCTCTACTTGGCTGTTACCCTCGATCTGTTTTCCCGAACGGTAGTGGGGTATGCAATGGATGCGTACATGCCTGCAACGCTGCCACTGGCAGCGTTGCACATGGCTGTCCAGCGCCGAAATCCACCACCAGGTTTGCTGCATCACAGCGACCAAGGAAGTCAGTATACGAGCCATCTGTTTCAATCTGCACTCGCACAGATTCAGGCGAAGTGCAGTATGAGCCGCAAAGGGGAATGCTGGGATAACGCCGTTGTGGAGAGCTTTTTCAGCTCCCTGAAACGGGAGCTGTTCGAGGAGACGATCTTCGAGACCCGAGCAGTTGCCAGACAAGCCATTTTCGAGTTCATTGAGGTCTTTTATAACCGTCAGCGCCGCCACTCGTCTCTAGGCTACTTGACACCCGCTGACTTCGAACGCCAAGCTACAGCCGCTTAA
- a CDS encoding HNH endonuclease: MEKWGRKCAYCGAEQTPLEIEHIIPRSKGGSNRVNNLTLACVPCNQKKSSRDVNEFLAKKPEILKKILGQAKASLRDAAAVNSTRWKLYETLKSYGFPVEIGTGGRTKFNRRTQGFKKAHWIDAACVGESGEHVAIPHLKPLLIKCMERGNRKACKTDKYGFPNKWRTRQKVFFGFQTGDMVIAHVLTGKHTGVYVGRVSMRKSGQFCLSIGRDTEGKKEKKDGLHRRFFRTLQRQDGYSYGF, encoded by the coding sequence CTGGAGAAATGGGGTCGCAAGTGTGCTTACTGCGGCGCTGAACAGACCCCCTTAGAGATTGAGCACATCATCCCCAGAAGCAAAGGCGGCTCCAACCGAGTCAACAATCTGACACTGGCTTGCGTTCCCTGCAACCAAAAGAAAAGCAGTCGGGACGTCAACGAATTCTTAGCAAAGAAACCGGAAATCCTCAAGAAGATTCTGGGTCAAGCCAAAGCCTCTCTGCGGGACGCGGCAGCGGTCAATTCAACACGCTGGAAGCTGTATGAGACGCTGAAATCTTACGGATTTCCGGTTGAGATTGGCACAGGTGGACGCACCAAGTTCAACCGCCGAACTCAGGGCTTTAAGAAGGCCCACTGGATTGACGCGGCCTGCGTTGGCGAGTCGGGCGAACACGTCGCCATCCCTCACCTCAAACCGCTGCTGATCAAGTGCATGGAACGTGGAAATCGCAAGGCGTGTAAGACAGACAAATACGGGTTTCCGAACAAATGGCGGACCCGGCAGAAAGTCTTTTTCGGCTTCCAGACGGGCGACATGGTGATCGCACATGTTCTGACGGGAAAACATACAGGCGTGTATGTAGGGCGGGTTTCTATGCGGAAGAGCGGGCAATTTTGCCTGAGCATTGGGCGAGACACGGAAGGAAAAAAGGAGAAAAAAGATGGACTGCATCGCCGCTTCTTCAGAACACTCCAAAGACAAGACGGCTATAGCTATGGTTTTTAG
- a CDS encoding DUF4262 domain-containing protein: MNPQFPEPENDFDVDVLRGIQEYGWFVLKVPEDAEDPGFAFTVGLWANYLHPELIMFGLSLKVMHEILNLAGNEVSRKMRRFESGQQAEGLIEDHSCTFMDVGSEAYDEYLGYAQWLYRKQMFPVLQCVWPDRQGFFPWHAGFLEELRSHQPILGRN; the protein is encoded by the coding sequence ATGAACCCGCAGTTCCCTGAACCAGAGAACGACTTCGATGTGGATGTCCTTCGTGGCATTCAAGAGTACGGATGGTTCGTACTCAAAGTGCCTGAAGATGCCGAAGATCCAGGTTTCGCCTTCACCGTCGGCCTTTGGGCGAACTACCTGCATCCTGAACTGATCATGTTTGGCCTCAGTCTTAAGGTCATGCACGAGATTCTCAATCTCGCTGGGAACGAAGTCAGCCGTAAAATGCGCCGGTTTGAGTCCGGTCAGCAGGCAGAGGGTCTCATAGAGGATCACTCCTGCACCTTCATGGATGTCGGTTCCGAGGCATACGATGAGTACCTTGGGTACGCCCAGTGGCTGTACCGCAAGCAGATGTTTCCAGTGCTGCAATGCGTGTGGCCGGACCGTCAGGGCTTCTTTCCCTGGCACGCTGGCTTCCTTGAAGAGCTGCGTAGTCACCAGCCTATTCTCGGGAGAAACTGA
- a CDS encoding PcfJ domain-containing protein gives MRAWPDAPQVVQALEVQVALGRSATHVVIGSGPELPAGAVLHAGPRAVRVTFGQEAPLAWQRADPQQLDAALVALHGQILEEADQLPELLVREQTAEQRGSRAVERRLGRMLALRGVLDLSAAWDEGKGWDGNPKRAACTALPWHPLNRAFGAQATLSETWQLHDLRRWSLPHPQQALAITAHVTCAALLQQSSFGSSQLVPPPLPRDPAARLTLRLRLQDQLFNTHSKVKQRMAAPALLNVDPDADSFVRRVRWALAAVLDPALLAFDEADVRQAVQGALGASVALRRLLPKVHHGPVAALAVKVRRNLQEDLFFEAGKGSLPARRAGKEAVRRSCWTAAWAADAHLQDCLAAEAIGGPLHQLIPGLDTAGPTWLPVRERVLDRTFEELKDLFAAVLALLEETRLPLQDLSALLTGRGVLRLGSAASAGTLQTAFSELQTALDALPDHAKSSQAQSEVRWAWKEQLALRCAPGLEEAISNLKSVMAEHHRQLRRLKTEVCQSTGVSESALEEVLGGEERFTLDAADLALERRVVWADGCWDVRVARHPQELVEDGQLLGHCVGWGGCAQSVRAGHIRIIRILEQLPGEVIQPRLTLELTTEPNRVGWTIVQARGFKNRSPTVEEQALLNLWSQTTGVQPECSPVPELQRALQRLNARTEALEGLEEGALVCPPQLVKEAAIQFEAACAAQWTHVATRQHQETLRRIARLRGRAQDHLEQELARLHAAGDPGLVGTLHDSYLLPGVPSLQLPVDQRSVMQPEANGVGIQIAHRSELTLGHFLEAYEVWQTLTVRTVKRSSNLGLLFKYGTGSEQRFVLTPQMWRSETLPPQGQSASTRRQEIFWQVLEILKAVMDVPLGPLEAPLSALTRRSGATLKAQFTAWSFC, from the coding sequence ATGCGGGCCTGGCCTGACGCGCCGCAAGTGGTTCAGGCTCTTGAAGTACAAGTCGCTCTAGGACGCAGCGCCACCCACGTGGTGATTGGCTCAGGACCGGAGTTGCCAGCAGGCGCGGTGCTGCATGCCGGGCCGCGCGCGGTTCGCGTGACGTTCGGGCAGGAAGCGCCGCTTGCCTGGCAACGCGCTGATCCTCAGCAACTGGACGCAGCGCTGGTAGCGCTGCACGGGCAGATTCTCGAAGAGGCCGACCAACTTCCTGAGCTGCTGGTGCGCGAGCAAACTGCTGAACAGCGGGGTAGCCGGGCTGTGGAACGCCGGTTGGGACGGATGTTAGCGTTGCGGGGGGTACTCGACCTCTCGGCCGCCTGGGATGAGGGCAAGGGCTGGGACGGAAATCCCAAACGAGCCGCTTGCACCGCCCTCCCCTGGCATCCGCTCAACAGGGCCTTCGGGGCTCAGGCCACACTCAGCGAAACCTGGCAACTGCATGACCTCCGCCGTTGGTCGCTCCCTCACCCGCAGCAGGCGTTGGCCATCACCGCTCATGTGACGTGTGCGGCGCTCCTGCAGCAGTCCAGCTTCGGATCATCACAGTTGGTTCCGCCTCCACTGCCACGTGACCCGGCAGCACGGCTGACGTTGCGCCTACGACTTCAAGACCAGCTCTTCAACACCCACTCGAAGGTGAAGCAAAGAATGGCTGCACCGGCCCTCTTGAACGTCGATCCAGATGCTGACTCATTCGTCCGCCGGGTCCGCTGGGCGCTCGCAGCGGTGCTCGACCCGGCCCTATTGGCGTTTGACGAAGCGGACGTCCGGCAAGCCGTGCAGGGTGCCCTGGGCGCTTCGGTGGCCCTGAGGCGGCTGCTGCCGAAGGTGCATCACGGGCCGGTGGCGGCCCTAGCGGTAAAGGTGCGCCGAAACCTGCAGGAGGACCTTTTCTTCGAGGCAGGTAAGGGAAGCCTCCCCGCCAGAAGGGCCGGAAAGGAAGCGGTGCGCCGCAGCTGCTGGACGGCTGCGTGGGCAGCGGACGCTCATCTCCAGGACTGTCTGGCGGCAGAAGCCATCGGCGGACCACTGCATCAGCTGATTCCAGGCCTGGATACGGCTGGGCCGACGTGGTTACCGGTGCGCGAGCGAGTGCTGGACCGAACCTTCGAAGAACTCAAAGATCTGTTCGCTGCGGTGCTGGCACTGCTGGAAGAAACGCGCCTTCCCCTTCAGGACTTGAGTGCGCTGCTGACGGGCCGTGGTGTCTTGCGCCTGGGAAGTGCCGCTTCAGCAGGCACCCTTCAAACGGCATTTTCTGAGCTTCAGACCGCTCTGGACGCCTTGCCTGACCACGCCAAATCGAGTCAGGCGCAGTCCGAAGTGCGCTGGGCCTGGAAAGAGCAATTGGCGCTGCGGTGCGCTCCAGGTCTTGAAGAAGCCATTTCCAATCTCAAAAGCGTGATGGCTGAGCACCACCGGCAACTGAGGCGCCTGAAAACCGAGGTATGCCAATCGACTGGAGTGAGCGAATCAGCCTTGGAGGAGGTGCTCGGCGGCGAAGAGCGCTTCACGTTGGATGCTGCGGACCTGGCACTCGAACGCCGCGTGGTCTGGGCAGACGGCTGCTGGGACGTCCGGGTGGCACGCCATCCGCAGGAACTGGTGGAAGACGGTCAGCTGCTGGGGCACTGTGTCGGCTGGGGCGGGTGTGCCCAAAGCGTGCGGGCCGGGCACATCCGAATTATCCGCATCCTCGAACAGCTGCCAGGCGAGGTGATTCAGCCCCGATTGACGCTGGAATTGACCACTGAACCGAATCGGGTTGGATGGACAATCGTTCAGGCACGTGGATTCAAGAACCGCTCCCCCACCGTAGAAGAGCAGGCGCTCCTGAACTTATGGAGCCAGACAACCGGCGTGCAGCCAGAGTGCTCTCCCGTGCCTGAACTGCAGCGGGCCCTGCAGCGGCTGAATGCACGCACCGAAGCGCTGGAGGGGCTTGAGGAAGGCGCACTGGTGTGCCCTCCTCAATTAGTGAAGGAAGCTGCGATACAATTCGAAGCGGCTTGCGCTGCGCAGTGGACCCACGTAGCCACTCGCCAGCACCAGGAAACGCTGCGGCGCATCGCTCGTCTGAGGGGGCGTGCCCAGGATCATCTCGAACAGGAGCTCGCTCGTCTCCACGCTGCCGGTGATCCTGGCTTGGTTGGGACGCTTCACGATTCGTATCTGCTTCCGGGCGTGCCTTCGTTGCAGTTGCCTGTAGATCAGCGCTCTGTGATGCAGCCGGAAGCGAACGGCGTGGGGATCCAGATCGCCCACCGCTCCGAACTGACGCTCGGCCACTTCCTGGAGGCGTACGAAGTCTGGCAGACGCTGACTGTGAGAACAGTGAAGCGCTCAAGCAACCTGGGGTTGCTGTTCAAGTACGGGACGGGTTCAGAGCAGCGCTTTGTCCTGACCCCGCAAATGTGGCGCTCCGAAACACTGCCACCGCAGGGCCAATCCGCATCTACCCGGCGTCAGGAGATATTCTGGCAAGTCCTCGAGATTCTGAAGGCCGTGATGGACGTCCCGCTTGGGCCACTGGAAGCGCCTCTTAGCGCCTTGACGCGGCGGTCAGGAGCAACCTTGAAGGCGCAATTCACCGCCTGGTCGTTCTGCTGA
- a CDS encoding Dps family protein — MTQTTPKTAAYPAPEALKTPTDLKAEGIQKIVEAINPIIADAYAVYLKTKNFHWHLSGSHFRDYHLMLDEQADQLIGSTDPLAERVRKLGGTTLRSISHISGLQTVQDNNADFVAPLDMLRELMADNQSIAASMRKAHEVCDDARDYATSSLLEVLIDETERRTWFLFEVVQGGEQTR; from the coding sequence ATGACCCAGACCACCCCCAAGACCGCTGCTTATCCCGCCCCAGAAGCCCTGAAGACCCCAACCGACCTGAAGGCCGAGGGGATTCAGAAGATTGTCGAAGCTATCAATCCGATCATCGCTGACGCTTACGCGGTCTACCTGAAGACCAAGAACTTTCACTGGCATCTGTCTGGCAGCCACTTCCGCGATTATCACCTAATGCTCGACGAGCAGGCCGACCAGCTCATCGGCAGCACCGATCCGCTGGCCGAGCGTGTTCGCAAGCTGGGCGGCACTACGCTTCGATCCATCTCGCACATCTCGGGCCTCCAGACCGTGCAAGACAACAACGCCGACTTCGTGGCTCCTTTAGATATGCTGCGCGAACTGATGGCCGATAACCAGAGCATCGCCGCCAGCATGCGAAAGGCGCATGAAGTGTGTGACGACGCCCGTGACTACGCCACCTCCAGCTTGCTGGAAGTGTTGATCGACGAGACCGAGCGCCGCACCTGGTTTTTGTTTGAGGTGGTGCAGGGCGGCGAACAGACCCGCTAA